In Rahnella sikkimica, the following are encoded in one genomic region:
- a CDS encoding methyl-accepting chemotaxis protein, with the protein MFKHIRVSTCMFLLLLVFFVMQLVSSGLSLQAAHTDKLNFEQISSTAEQRDALSQSWSYLLQTRNTLNRAATRLALKQPQETVTQLMGDAKTSLKSAEDAYAVFLALPRRTEKAVELTTVNKAGYEALHGMLQVLIESLSRGDMEAFLASPTQKYQDLFQKEVSSYNAYIGGRFQQAKEQTTDSYQSVMINTTIVTVLLLVLTALALVVTRRILFTPLTIMRGHFDRIGAGDISAPITVEGRYEIKVMLESLQQMQHSLAETVRTVRHGADTMFSGLKGISTGNTDLSSRTEQQASALEETAASMEELTATVKQNAENARQATQLARDASNTAEKGGELTGNVVKTMNDIAGSSKKISAITSVIDGIAFQTNILALNAAVEAARAGEQGRGFAVVAGEVRSLAQRSAQAAKEIKALIDESVSRVSQGSVLVESAGNTMDDIVRAVTRVTDIMGEIASASDEQSRGIEQVSIAVTQMDQVTQQNAALVQQAAASTHALEIESENLTRAVSVFRLASTGGVPSRRTGQTQAFTPRQVAQPALLPATAKAGTADNWETF; encoded by the coding sequence ATGTTTAAGCACATCCGTGTGTCCACCTGCATGTTTCTGTTGTTGTTAGTGTTTTTCGTTATGCAACTGGTCAGTAGCGGTTTATCGCTGCAAGCTGCCCACACGGATAAATTGAATTTTGAGCAGATATCCAGCACCGCCGAACAGCGTGATGCGCTCAGCCAGAGCTGGTCATATTTGCTGCAAACCCGTAACACCCTGAACCGTGCGGCGACGCGCCTGGCGTTGAAACAGCCTCAGGAAACCGTCACGCAACTGATGGGCGATGCGAAAACCAGCCTGAAAAGTGCTGAAGATGCCTATGCGGTTTTCCTGGCTCTGCCGCGCAGAACCGAAAAAGCCGTTGAACTGACCACCGTCAATAAGGCGGGTTATGAAGCGCTGCACGGGATGTTGCAGGTTCTGATTGAGTCGTTATCGCGCGGTGACATGGAGGCATTCCTCGCCAGCCCGACCCAAAAATATCAGGATCTGTTCCAGAAAGAAGTGAGCAGTTACAACGCTTACATCGGCGGCCGCTTCCAGCAAGCCAAAGAGCAAACCACCGACTCTTATCAGAGCGTGATGATCAACACCACTATCGTGACCGTACTGCTGCTGGTTCTGACGGCGCTGGCGCTGGTTGTGACCCGTCGCATTCTGTTCACGCCGCTGACCATCATGCGCGGTCACTTTGACCGTATCGGTGCCGGCGATATCTCTGCGCCGATCACAGTGGAAGGGCGCTACGAAATTAAAGTGATGCTCGAAAGCCTGCAACAGATGCAGCACTCGCTGGCCGAAACTGTCCGTACCGTGCGTCACGGCGCTGACACCATGTTCTCCGGCCTGAAAGGCATTTCTACAGGGAACACCGATTTGTCTTCCCGCACCGAGCAACAGGCTTCGGCGCTGGAAGAAACCGCCGCCAGCATGGAAGAGCTGACCGCGACCGTGAAACAAAACGCCGAGAATGCCCGTCAGGCGACTCAGCTGGCGCGCGATGCATCCAATACCGCAGAGAAAGGCGGCGAACTGACCGGCAACGTGGTGAAAACCATGAATGATATTGCCGGAAGCTCGAAGAAAATCAGCGCAATCACCAGCGTGATTGACGGAATCGCCTTCCAGACCAACATTCTGGCGCTGAACGCCGCAGTAGAAGCGGCGCGTGCCGGTGAGCAGGGGCGCGGATTTGCGGTCGTGGCCGGTGAAGTTCGCAGCCTGGCGCAGCGCAGTGCGCAGGCCGCCAAAGAAATTAAGGCGCTGATTGATGAATCGGTCAGCCGTGTCAGTCAGGGCTCTGTACTGGTGGAATCCGCCGGTAACACGATGGATGACATTGTGCGCGCCGTGACCCGCGTCACCGACATCATGGGTGAAATCGCCTCCGCGTCAGACGAACAAAGTCGTGGTATCGAACAGGTATCGATTGCCGTGACTCAAATGGATCAGGTGACTCAGCAAAACGCCGCGCTGGTACAGCAGGCCGCTGCCTCAACGCATGCGCTGGAAATTGAATCTGAAAACCTGACCCGTGCAGTATCGGTGTTCCGCCTTGCGTCCACAGGAGGCGTCCCGTCACGCCGCACTGGCCAGACGCAGGCCTTTACACCACGCCAGGTGGCCCAACCCGCGTTACTTCCGGCAACCGCGAAAGCGGGAACGGCGGATAACTGGGAAACCTTCTGA
- a CDS encoding methyl-accepting chemotaxis protein: protein MFNRMKVVTGIVILLVVFGALQLVSGGLFFKSLKADKDNFTTSQQIRLQQAEFNASWIYLLQTRNTLNRAGVRFMLDANQMGSGATVKELIDTATKDLQIADQHFANYQKIPADASQNAEYAADAKKQYQVLHDALAELIELIGLGRINDFFEQPTQQYQDNFEKAFVTYIDQNDRLYNDAVKISENSFTHAMWMLGTVLAVLVIFMVLAWLGVQRILVHPLKNIVITIRKIATGDLTHEIVVKSRNEIGQLADSLKYMQDELIRTVSGVRHGADAIYSGASEISAGNSDLSSRTEQQASALEETAASMEQLTATVKQNAENARQASQLALSASETAQKGGKVVANVVDTMNDIASSSKKITDITGVIDGIAFQTNILALNAAVEAARAGEQGRGFAVVAGEVRTLAQRSAQAAKEIKGLIDDSVSRINTGSVLAESAGETMHDMVNAVTRVTDIMGEITSASDEQSRGIEQVAQAITEMDRVTQQNASLVEESASASAALEEQASLLTQSVAVFTLSQTANNSVRQKPGTSARLPLLTPNLSGSKAGSGGAQSTDLAENWETF, encoded by the coding sequence ATGTTCAACCGTATGAAAGTGGTCACGGGTATCGTGATCTTACTGGTGGTCTTCGGTGCTTTACAGTTGGTATCCGGCGGCCTGTTCTTTAAATCCTTAAAGGCAGACAAAGACAACTTCACCACGTCACAGCAGATCCGTTTACAACAAGCGGAATTCAATGCCAGCTGGATTTACCTGCTGCAAACCCGCAACACGCTTAACCGTGCGGGTGTCCGTTTCATGCTTGATGCTAACCAGATGGGTAGCGGTGCGACGGTAAAAGAACTGATTGATACCGCGACGAAAGATTTGCAAATCGCCGATCAGCATTTCGCCAATTATCAAAAAATTCCTGCGGATGCCAGCCAGAACGCGGAATACGCGGCAGACGCTAAAAAGCAATATCAGGTCCTGCACGATGCGCTTGCTGAACTGATCGAACTGATTGGTCTGGGCCGCATCAATGATTTCTTCGAACAACCCACGCAGCAGTATCAGGACAACTTCGAAAAAGCCTTCGTCACGTATATCGATCAGAACGATCGTCTGTACAACGACGCCGTAAAAATCAGTGAAAACTCCTTCACCCACGCCATGTGGATGCTGGGCACCGTGCTGGCTGTGCTGGTTATTTTCATGGTTCTGGCCTGGTTGGGTGTGCAGCGAATTCTGGTCCATCCGCTGAAAAATATCGTCATTACCATCCGCAAAATTGCAACCGGTGACCTGACGCACGAAATAGTCGTGAAAAGCCGTAATGAAATCGGCCAGCTTGCCGATAGTCTCAAGTACATGCAGGACGAACTGATTCGTACCGTATCCGGCGTGCGTCACGGCGCAGACGCGATTTACAGCGGTGCGAGCGAGATTTCAGCCGGTAACAGCGATCTGTCCTCGCGTACTGAGCAACAGGCATCTGCACTGGAAGAAACCGCAGCCAGCATGGAACAGCTGACCGCAACGGTGAAACAGAACGCCGAAAACGCCCGTCAGGCCAGCCAGCTGGCACTGAGCGCGTCAGAAACCGCACAGAAGGGCGGGAAGGTGGTGGCAAACGTGGTCGATACCATGAATGACATCGCCAGCAGCTCGAAGAAAATCACCGACATTACCGGTGTGATCGACGGAATAGCGTTCCAGACCAACATTCTGGCGCTGAACGCCGCAGTAGAAGCCGCCCGTGCGGGCGAACAGGGCCGCGGATTTGCGGTGGTGGCGGGTGAAGTTCGCACACTGGCACAGCGCAGTGCGCAGGCAGCAAAAGAAATTAAAGGGCTGATTGATGATTCAGTCAGCCGCATTAATACCGGTTCAGTACTGGCCGAAAGTGCCGGTGAAACCATGCACGATATGGTGAACGCCGTTACGCGTGTGACCGACATTATGGGCGAAATCACCTCAGCTTCTGATGAACAGAGCCGCGGGATTGAGCAGGTTGCACAGGCCATTACTGAAATGGATCGGGTGACGCAGCAGAACGCCTCACTGGTTGAAGAATCCGCGTCCGCTTCGGCGGCCCTGGAAGAGCAGGCTAGCCTGCTGACGCAATCTGTGGCGGTGTTTACGCTGAGTCAGACCGCAAATAACAGCGTGCGCCAGAAGCCGGGCACTTCGGCAAGACTGCCTCTGTTGACTCCGAACCTTTCAGGTTCTAAAGCCGGTTCAGGTGGAGCGCAAAGTACAGATTTAGCCGAAAACTGGGAAACTTTCTGA